The following proteins are co-located in the Sulfitobacter guttiformis genome:
- a CDS encoding efflux RND transporter permease subunit, translated as MARFFIDRPIFAWVISIFIMGIGVLSILSLPVAQYPQIAPPTVSVNAVYPGASADTVANTVTQVIEQQMTGLDGLRYISSSSTSSGSASVTLTFETGTDPDIAQVQVQNKLAQATALLPETVQRQGVTVRKSSSGFLMVIALISEDGRLDETDLGDYMATNLVNELSRVEGVGNVQVFGAQYAMRIWLDPAKLAAFELTPSDVVAAVSAENAQISAGAFGSRPSVDDQQLSATITAQSLLRTPEDFRQIVLRAETDGGLVLVNDVARVEIGAESYATQSRYNRNPSAGMALSLAPGANALDTANAVEARMKELSQFFPEGVTFVVPFDTTPFVTISIEEVIKTLVEAIILVFIVMYVFLQNFRATLIPTLAVPVVLLGTFGVMALLGFSINTLTMLAMVLAIGLLVDDAIVVVENVERIMEQEGLGPVEATRKSMDQITGALVGIAVVLSAVFVPVAFFPGSTGVIYKQFAVTIISAMTLSVVVALTLTPALCATLLKSRDHAPKRGPFKWFNSGFSKLTNGYTGLVGGIVRHPFVSGFFYLAIIAAMGALFLRTPQGFLPDEDQGILFTLVQAPTGATAERTLDVIKQVEDYYLEQEGDVVQSVFGVGGFSFAGQGQNLGIVFVRLKDWKERTTPDLSAQALAGRAFGAFSQIKDAQVFPVVPPSVIELGNVSGFDFYLQARGGQTHEQLLDARNQLLGAAAQSPLIASLRPSGLEDAAQFNLDIDWRRAGAMGVTATDVGNLLTIAWAGRYVNDFIDEGRIKRVYVQGEAEARALPSDLQKWRVRNASGGLVPFSNFTTAEWTFGPQGVNRYNGVPAMQMQGSPAAGTSTGEGLAELKRLAEALPPGFAIAPTGLSLEEEQSGNQAPLLYALSLAAIFLSLAALYESWSIPFAVMLAMPIGILGALTGAYLGGFENGVFFQVGLLTVIGLTGKNAILIVEFARDRRTEGESIVNAALDAARQRFRPIIMTSMAFSLGVLPLVLSSGAGSGGRTTIGSGVLSGTIAATLLGVLFVPFFFVMIARLTRSKSDKGA; from the coding sequence ATGGCCCGCTTTTTTATTGACCGACCCATCTTTGCGTGGGTCATTTCGATCTTCATCATGGGGATCGGCGTGCTGTCCATTCTGTCACTTCCCGTGGCGCAGTATCCGCAGATCGCACCGCCGACGGTTTCGGTAAATGCCGTCTATCCGGGTGCTTCCGCCGACACCGTCGCCAACACTGTTACGCAGGTGATCGAGCAGCAGATGACCGGGCTAGACGGTCTGCGCTATATTTCTTCCAGCTCCACCTCGTCAGGCAGTGCAAGTGTCACGCTGACATTCGAGACAGGCACAGACCCCGACATTGCGCAGGTACAGGTGCAAAACAAGCTGGCACAAGCGACTGCCCTGCTGCCCGAGACTGTCCAACGCCAAGGGGTTACAGTTAGAAAGTCGTCGTCGGGCTTTTTGATGGTGATCGCACTTATCTCGGAAGATGGCAGGCTCGACGAGACAGATTTGGGCGACTACATGGCCACGAACCTTGTAAATGAGCTTAGCCGCGTCGAAGGAGTGGGCAACGTACAAGTTTTCGGCGCGCAATATGCCATGCGCATTTGGCTCGATCCTGCAAAGCTCGCCGCGTTTGAATTGACGCCTTCGGACGTGGTCGCCGCTGTCTCGGCAGAGAACGCACAAATTTCGGCAGGCGCATTCGGCTCGCGGCCTTCGGTTGACGACCAACAACTGTCGGCGACAATCACGGCACAGTCCTTGTTGCGTACGCCCGAAGATTTCCGGCAGATCGTACTGCGCGCTGAAACCGACGGTGGTCTGGTTCTCGTCAATGACGTTGCGCGCGTTGAAATCGGCGCCGAAAGCTATGCCACCCAATCGCGCTACAACCGCAATCCTTCTGCAGGTATGGCGCTCAGCCTCGCACCGGGCGCCAACGCGCTGGACACCGCAAATGCAGTCGAAGCGCGGATGAAGGAACTTTCGCAGTTTTTCCCGGAGGGGGTCACCTTTGTTGTCCCTTTCGATACAACACCCTTCGTGACCATCTCAATCGAGGAAGTAATCAAAACGCTTGTCGAAGCGATCATTCTCGTTTTCATCGTTATGTATGTTTTCCTGCAAAACTTCCGTGCGACCCTGATCCCGACATTGGCGGTGCCGGTGGTACTGCTGGGGACCTTCGGCGTGATGGCCCTGTTGGGGTTTTCGATCAATACGCTGACGATGCTTGCGATGGTGCTGGCAATCGGATTGCTGGTGGATGATGCCATTGTTGTCGTTGAAAATGTCGAACGGATCATGGAACAGGAAGGCCTTGGGCCGGTCGAGGCAACGCGCAAATCTATGGACCAGATTACCGGCGCGCTTGTGGGTATCGCGGTTGTTCTGTCAGCTGTTTTTGTGCCGGTCGCCTTCTTTCCCGGCTCGACGGGTGTGATTTACAAACAATTCGCGGTAACGATTATTTCAGCCATGACATTATCGGTTGTCGTGGCCCTTACCCTTACGCCCGCACTTTGTGCGACGCTGCTGAAGTCCCGCGATCATGCGCCAAAGCGCGGGCCGTTCAAATGGTTCAACAGCGGATTTTCCAAACTGACCAACGGGTATACCGGCCTCGTCGGTGGGATTGTACGTCATCCTTTCGTAAGCGGATTTTTTTATCTGGCGATCATCGCAGCGATGGGCGCGCTGTTCCTGCGCACTCCCCAAGGGTTCCTACCTGACGAAGATCAGGGCATCCTTTTTACCTTGGTACAAGCACCGACTGGCGCCACCGCCGAACGCACCTTGGATGTCATCAAGCAGGTCGAGGATTACTACCTCGAACAGGAAGGCGATGTTGTGCAATCGGTGTTCGGTGTAGGTGGGTTCAGTTTCGCCGGACAGGGTCAAAACCTCGGCATCGTGTTCGTGCGCCTCAAAGACTGGAAGGAACGCACCACGCCGGATCTGAGCGCGCAGGCGCTTGCCGGTCGGGCCTTTGGTGCCTTCAGCCAGATCAAGGATGCACAGGTTTTCCCCGTCGTCCCCCCTTCCGTGATCGAGCTTGGCAACGTTTCGGGCTTTGATTTCTACCTTCAGGCGCGAGGCGGCCAGACACACGAGCAGCTGCTGGATGCGCGCAACCAGCTTTTGGGGGCTGCGGCGCAAAGCCCGCTTATCGCCTCGCTTCGTCCCAGTGGGCTGGAAGACGCGGCGCAGTTCAATCTGGATATCGACTGGCGGCGTGCGGGCGCGATGGGGGTGACCGCAACCGATGTCGGTAACCTGCTTACCATTGCCTGGGCGGGCCGTTATGTGAACGACTTTATCGACGAAGGCCGGATCAAGCGGGTGTACGTGCAAGGCGAAGCCGAGGCGCGCGCCCTGCCCTCCGACCTGCAAAAATGGCGCGTGCGTAATGCAAGCGGCGGGCTGGTACCTTTCTCGAATTTCACTACGGCAGAATGGACCTTTGGACCGCAAGGCGTGAACCGCTATAACGGTGTGCCTGCCATGCAAATGCAAGGCTCCCCCGCAGCCGGCACCAGCACCGGCGAGGGATTGGCGGAGCTAAAACGACTTGCCGAGGCGCTACCGCCCGGGTTTGCAATCGCCCCCACCGGCCTGTCGCTGGAAGAAGAGCAGTCGGGCAATCAGGCCCCATTGCTTTATGCGCTATCGCTCGCTGCCATTTTCCTGTCTCTGGCCGCGCTCTATGAAAGTTGGTCAATTCCGTTTGCCGTCATGCTGGCTATGCCAATCGGGATACTTGGAGCCCTTACCGGAGCCTATCTGGGCGGCTTCGAGAATGGTGTGTTCTTTCAGGTTGGCCTGTTAACGGTGATTGGTCTCACGGGTAAAAATGCAATTCTCATCGTGGAATTTGCCCGTGATCGCCGCACGGAGGGTGAAAGCATTGTCAACGCAGCGCTTGATGCCGCAAGGCAGCGCTTCCGCCCGATCATTATGACCTCGATGGCGTTCTCCTTGGGTGTTCTGCCGCTGGTCCTCAGCAGTGGTGCGGGATCGGGTGGTCGCACCACAATTGGCAGTGGTGTCCTTTCAGGTACTATCGCCGCAACCTTGTTGGGCGTCCTGTTCGTGCCGTTCTTTTTTGTAATGATTGCACGCTTGACCAGAAGTAAAAGCGACAAGGGTGCCTGA
- a CDS encoding efflux RND transporter periplasmic adaptor subunit, which yields MHITTLLRHSALVCLALTCSAFPAAAQQQGRPPPAVTVMTLQPQDVTLTTTLPGRVVASATAEVRPQVAGIVTERLFQEGGTVAAGDVLYQIDPASYEAALAQADASVAQAQAQLNAAQKDETRQQELASRNVASTAALDLAIAARDTALAGLQAAQAQRNATQIELDRTKITARLSGEIGRSLTSKGALVTASQATPMAVIRNIETVYVDVTQSAAEIIAWRRGNLGERMGDSTQQVTLTLADGSLYNQTGQLTAAEPDVDEQTGVVVLRMSFDNPDKLLLPGMYVQVEMPTRTVENVFLIPQEAVSRNRRGQPIAMVVGANDVVESRELTVLQDMGSDWAVSEGLVAGDRIVTVGLQKASPGATVTPQDEAAPEAEAPASTDDQTAPAETSAQPSETKTE from the coding sequence ATGCACATTACCACCCTTCTTCGGCATTCGGCTTTGGTTTGCTTAGCTCTGACTTGCAGTGCGTTTCCTGCCGCCGCGCAACAACAAGGGCGCCCGCCGCCTGCCGTCACTGTAATGACGCTTCAGCCGCAGGACGTTACACTTACAACAACTCTGCCCGGTCGCGTTGTTGCCTCTGCTACCGCTGAGGTACGTCCTCAGGTTGCAGGCATCGTCACTGAACGTCTGTTTCAGGAAGGTGGGACCGTGGCAGCAGGCGACGTGCTGTACCAGATTGATCCCGCAAGTTATGAAGCGGCACTGGCGCAAGCAGATGCATCAGTCGCACAAGCGCAGGCGCAACTGAATGCCGCGCAAAAAGACGAGACCCGTCAGCAGGAGCTTGCTTCGCGCAACGTCGCAAGTACGGCGGCGCTTGATCTTGCGATTGCTGCGCGTGACACGGCATTGGCTGGACTTCAGGCCGCGCAAGCACAGCGCAACGCAACCCAGATCGAGCTGGACCGCACCAAGATCACAGCGCGCCTTTCAGGTGAAATCGGTCGGTCGCTTACCAGTAAGGGCGCATTGGTCACCGCCAGTCAGGCAACACCGATGGCAGTAATCCGGAATATCGAAACCGTCTATGTCGATGTTACGCAATCAGCCGCAGAGATTATCGCTTGGCGGCGCGGCAATCTGGGTGAGCGAATGGGCGATAGCACACAGCAGGTTACACTGACACTCGCCGACGGTAGCCTCTACAATCAGACGGGCCAACTTACCGCGGCGGAACCGGATGTGGACGAGCAGACCGGCGTTGTCGTGCTGCGAATGTCATTCGATAATCCAGACAAGCTGCTGTTGCCCGGCATGTATGTTCAGGTCGAGATGCCAACGCGAACAGTCGAAAATGTATTTCTAATCCCTCAAGAGGCCGTGAGCCGGAACCGCCGCGGCCAACCTATTGCAATGGTCGTAGGTGCCAATGATGTTGTCGAATCCCGCGAACTGACTGTCCTGCAGGACATGGGTAGTGACTGGGCAGTGAGCGAGGGTTTGGTTGCGGGTGATCGTATCGTGACAGTCGGGCTGCAAAAAGCCAGCCCTGGCGCGACCGTCACACCACAAGACGAAGCGGCCCCCGAAGCGGAGGCACCTGCATCCACGGACGACCAGACTGCGCCTGCGGAGACCTCCGCACAGCCGTCTGAAACAAAAACCGAATAA
- a CDS encoding multidrug effflux MFS transporter yields MTMPPLMTERRVSMIGAMLVAIGPVSMALYTPAMTELVRAFGSTESVIKLTLTLYFGGFAFAQLIAGPLSDALGRRPVTIAFLALYCAASILAIFAQTVEVLILARFVQGIGASVGVAISRALVRDLFTDERSSRIMNLIGIILALGPALAPTLGSLLLLFFGWRSLFILMALIGMGSIAVIYFYLKETVVRDVSRLNLRALGRSYRMLLGNRQFLTAAGVIGGALGAIYAQATFLPFILIDTVGLSPQQFGVAMLAQSGSFLAASLVVRSLMNRFNALRLVPAGLALILLGSLGILTLLVSQPTFFSVMLPVAIYSCGIAFVMPAMSTAALAPFGREAGAAAAMLGFIQMGSGLLVGTLGALMGDAVLAMALLIPLMGAGACISFILYRRTAIAVAITAAALQTDACQKLPQNPPTTGPDL; encoded by the coding sequence ATGACCATGCCGCCCCTCATGACCGAACGGCGCGTCAGTATGATCGGCGCGATGTTGGTGGCGATTGGGCCCGTTTCCATGGCATTGTACACGCCCGCTATGACAGAGCTGGTACGCGCATTCGGCTCAACAGAATCAGTGATCAAACTCACGCTGACGCTTTATTTTGGCGGCTTTGCGTTCGCGCAGTTGATCGCAGGGCCGCTTTCCGACGCGCTTGGCCGCAGGCCGGTCACCATCGCGTTTCTGGCGCTTTATTGCGCCGCAAGTATACTGGCGATTTTCGCGCAAACGGTTGAGGTCTTGATACTGGCGCGATTTGTGCAGGGGATCGGCGCCTCTGTGGGGGTTGCGATTTCACGCGCCCTCGTGCGGGATCTTTTCACAGACGAACGGTCTTCAAGGATCATGAACCTGATCGGGATTATCCTTGCGTTGGGACCTGCACTTGCGCCAACACTTGGCAGTTTGCTGCTGCTTTTCTTTGGGTGGCGATCGCTGTTTATTCTGATGGCCCTCATCGGCATGGGTTCAATCGCAGTCATCTATTTTTATCTCAAGGAAACGGTGGTCCGCGACGTGTCGCGTCTCAACCTTCGTGCTTTGGGCCGCAGCTACCGGATGCTTCTGGGAAACCGCCAGTTTTTGACTGCCGCAGGCGTCATTGGTGGTGCCTTGGGTGCAATCTATGCGCAGGCGACATTCCTGCCTTTCATTCTGATTGATACCGTCGGCCTCAGTCCGCAGCAATTCGGCGTTGCCATGCTGGCACAGTCGGGCAGCTTTCTTGCTGCATCGCTGGTCGTGCGTAGCCTGATGAACCGGTTCAATGCGCTGCGCCTTGTACCTGCCGGCCTTGCCCTTATTCTGTTGGGCAGTCTGGGCATTCTGACTCTGCTGGTTTCGCAGCCCACATTTTTCAGTGTGATGCTTCCAGTGGCCATATATTCGTGCGGTATCGCGTTTGTAATGCCGGCAATGTCGACAGCGGCACTTGCCCCTTTCGGGCGCGAGGCGGGAGCAGCGGCAGCGATGCTGGGCTTCATTCAGATGGGATCAGGCCTTTTGGTGGGAACACTGGGGGCACTGATGGGGGACGCAGTACTGGCGATGGCATTGCTGATCCCGCTCATGGGGGCAGGGGCATGTATTTCCTTCATACTCTATCGCCGGACTGCTATAGCCGTGGCAATAACGGCAGCGGCCCTCCAGACAGATGCGTGCCAGAAACTGCCGCAAAATCCGCCAACGACCGGGCCTGACCTTTGA
- a CDS encoding MarR family winged helix-turn-helix transcriptional regulator, with product MDPKIDTDSPGFLISTTARLMRAAFEREIELSMIGVTAGEARVLAHMSVCGALRQHHLAERLGVTAMSVTVFLDKLENSGLIERNPDPDDRRAKIVTLTEAAGPVIEQIQLAGKRAKGVAFEGVDSEAFEVFKSVCHKLCDNLNTQSCDQGDAK from the coding sequence ATGGACCCCAAGATCGACACCGACAGTCCCGGCTTTCTCATAAGCACAACAGCACGGTTAATGCGCGCGGCCTTCGAGCGCGAAATCGAGCTGTCGATGATTGGTGTAACGGCCGGTGAGGCGCGTGTGTTGGCGCATATGTCGGTTTGCGGTGCATTACGACAGCATCATCTGGCAGAACGATTGGGCGTAACAGCGATGAGCGTGACAGTGTTTCTCGACAAACTGGAGAATTCCGGATTGATTGAGCGCAACCCCGATCCGGATGACAGGCGTGCCAAGATTGTAACGCTCACCGAAGCCGCTGGACCTGTTATCGAGCAAATTCAGCTTGCCGGTAAACGAGCAAAGGGCGTGGCATTTGAAGGGGTCGATTCAGAAGCCTTCGAAGTGTTCAAATCGGTTTGCCACAAACTGTGTGACAACCTAAACACCCAAAGCTGTGACCAAGGGGATGCCAAATGA
- a CDS encoding 2-hydroxyacid dehydrogenase, with the protein MSKPKLLIARRLRPIVEQRAARDYDVVLNPEDRVFSSAELIAACSEVDAVLPCHSEHFSADVLNAIGPRLKIIANHSVGTDHVDLVAAKAAGVVVTNTPDVLSDATAEIAILCMLGAARRGAEGDAMVRSGQWTFWSPDFMVGRQVTAKRFGVLGMGRVGQVTAQRARGFGMEIHYHNRSRLPANLENGAIFHDSLESLLASSDVLSLHCPVTADNKGIINARTLALLPDRAIVVNTARGALIDEDALVEALTSGKLFAAGLDVFQTEPVGNPALAALPNVFLLPHIGSATEETRDAMGMRALDNLDAFFAGKAPVDRVA; encoded by the coding sequence ATGTCCAAACCCAAACTACTGATCGCACGCCGACTGAGACCCATCGTCGAGCAAAGGGCCGCACGTGACTATGACGTTGTTCTCAATCCTGAAGACAGGGTGTTTTCCAGCGCCGAACTGATTGCTGCATGTAGTGAGGTTGATGCGGTTTTGCCCTGCCATTCAGAGCATTTCAGTGCCGACGTTCTGAATGCGATTGGTCCCCGCCTCAAGATCATCGCCAACCACTCGGTCGGGACAGATCATGTCGACCTTGTTGCTGCCAAGGCGGCAGGCGTGGTGGTGACCAATACGCCCGATGTCCTGTCCGATGCCACGGCTGAGATTGCAATTCTTTGCATGCTGGGCGCTGCGCGGCGCGGGGCCGAAGGCGATGCGATGGTTCGGTCCGGCCAATGGACGTTCTGGTCCCCGGATTTCATGGTCGGGCGGCAGGTCACCGCCAAGCGGTTCGGCGTTCTGGGCATGGGACGGGTAGGGCAGGTTACGGCGCAGCGTGCGCGCGGTTTCGGCATGGAAATCCATTACCACAACCGCAGCCGCCTTCCTGCGAATCTTGAGAATGGAGCGATCTTCCACGACTCGCTTGAGAGCCTGCTTGCGTCATCGGACGTACTGAGCCTGCATTGTCCTGTCACGGCAGATAACAAAGGTATCATCAATGCACGCACGCTCGCGCTGTTGCCTGATCGGGCGATTGTCGTGAACACAGCACGTGGTGCGCTGATTGACGAGGATGCATTGGTTGAGGCGCTCACCTCAGGCAAGCTTTTTGCTGCTGGTCTTGATGTGTTCCAGACCGAACCAGTCGGTAATCCGGCGCTCGCGGCATTGCCGAACGTTTTTTTGCTGCCGCACATCGGCTCCGCAACAGAGGAGACGCGTGATGCGATGGGGATGCGCGCGCTGGACAATCTGGACGCATTCTTTGCTGGCAAAGCCCCGGTTGACCGAGTTGCGTGA
- a CDS encoding TRAP transporter substrate-binding protein, giving the protein MTDTPKTASLSRRKFLRTGAIGGTAVAATALSAPAVLAQAPIVMKMQTSWPASDIWMDMAREYTARVEAMAGGRLTIDLLPAGAVVGAFQVMDAVHDGVIDAAHTVPVYWYGKSKAASFFGTGPVFGGSASTMLAWFYQGGGAELYRELTQDVLGLNVIGLMGMPMPAQPFGWFKSEVNTVADLQGFKYRTVGLAADLLQSMGMSVAQLPGGEIVPAMERGVIDAFEFNNPSSDRRFGAQDVAKNYYLSSYHQASESFEFLFNRDFMEDLPEDLQAILRHGVEASATSNLALAMKEYSKDLSELQSDAGVTVHRTSKEILAGQLEAWDTLIADLETDPFNKKVMDSQRAWSEQVAYYELMNAPDLGLAFEHYFPGKLKL; this is encoded by the coding sequence ATGACCGATACACCTAAAACAGCGTCGCTTTCGCGTCGCAAGTTCCTGCGCACGGGCGCGATCGGCGGAACCGCCGTTGCCGCGACCGCACTTTCCGCCCCTGCTGTTCTGGCTCAGGCGCCGATCGTGATGAAAATGCAGACTTCCTGGCCCGCATCCGACATCTGGATGGATATGGCACGCGAATACACAGCCCGCGTCGAAGCGATGGCAGGTGGTCGCCTGACGATTGACCTTCTTCCTGCTGGTGCGGTTGTTGGCGCGTTTCAGGTGATGGATGCCGTACATGACGGCGTTATTGATGCGGCGCATACCGTGCCTGTGTACTGGTACGGCAAGTCGAAAGCGGCGTCTTTCTTTGGCACCGGGCCGGTTTTTGGCGGCTCTGCCTCGACCATGCTGGCGTGGTTCTATCAGGGCGGTGGCGCAGAGCTGTACCGTGAATTGACGCAAGATGTGCTCGGGCTCAACGTTATTGGTCTGATGGGTATGCCGATGCCGGCGCAGCCGTTCGGCTGGTTCAAGTCGGAAGTCAACACCGTGGCCGATCTTCAGGGCTTCAAGTACCGCACAGTGGGTCTTGCGGCTGATCTGTTGCAGAGCATGGGTATGTCCGTGGCCCAGCTGCCCGGCGGCGAGATTGTTCCGGCGATGGAGCGCGGCGTGATTGACGCGTTCGAGTTCAACAACCCATCGTCCGACCGCCGCTTTGGTGCGCAGGATGTTGCCAAGAACTACTATCTGTCGTCCTATCATCAGGCGTCTGAGTCTTTCGAGTTCCTGTTCAACCGAGACTTCATGGAAGACCTGCCAGAAGACCTTCAGGCCATTCTGCGTCACGGCGTCGAAGCGTCGGCCACTTCCAACCTTGCACTTGCAATGAAGGAATACTCCAAGGACCTGTCAGAGCTTCAGTCAGATGCCGGCGTGACTGTTCACCGGACGTCCAAAGAGATCCTTGCCGGACAGCTGGAAGCATGGGACACACTGATTGCAGATCTGGAAACCGATCCGTTCAACAAGAAAGTAATGGATAGCCAGCGTGCATGGAGCGAGCAGGTTGCCTACTACGAACTGATGAACGCACCCGATCTCGGTCTGGCGTTCGAGCACTATTTCCCGGGCAAGCTTAAGCTCTAA
- a CDS encoding TRAP transporter small permease subunit, translated as MQNYIRFADSLSAMFGKAFGWLIILMTFGMSYEVLVRYMFNSPTPWALDVSFIMYGTMFMMGGAYTLSRGGHVRGDFLYRLWSDRTQAKVDLTLYFLFFFPGILALIFAGWKYASRSWGYAEVSVNSPAGIPIYQFKTVIVAAGILLLIQGIAQVFRCIICIRQGYWPPMASDVEETETLLMKQAAEGQSKDLI; from the coding sequence ATGCAAAATTATATCCGGTTCGCCGATAGTCTTTCGGCCATGTTTGGCAAGGCTTTTGGCTGGCTGATCATCCTCATGACTTTCGGGATGAGTTATGAAGTCTTGGTCCGCTACATGTTCAACAGCCCTACGCCATGGGCGTTGGACGTAAGTTTTATCATGTACGGTACAATGTTCATGATGGGCGGGGCCTACACGCTGTCGCGCGGCGGCCATGTTCGCGGCGATTTCCTGTATCGACTGTGGTCGGACCGGACGCAGGCAAAGGTCGATCTGACGCTCTACTTCCTTTTCTTTTTCCCAGGCATCCTCGCGCTCATCTTCGCTGGCTGGAAGTATGCGAGCCGGTCATGGGGCTATGCCGAAGTCTCGGTGAACAGCCCTGCAGGTATTCCGATTTACCAATTCAAAACAGTGATTGTCGCGGCGGGTATCTTGCTGCTTATCCAAGGTATCGCGCAGGTCTTTCGCTGCATTATCTGCATCCGGCAAGGTTATTGGCCCCCGATGGCATCGGATGTCGAGGAAACAGAGACGCTGCTGATGAAGCAAGCTGCCGAAGGGCAGTCCAAGGACCTGATCTGA
- a CDS encoding TRAP transporter large permease, translated as MTDPQIALTMLGIFIFCVFLGFPIAFTLMAIGIAFGYYAYFDASRMWRGYNRLDENAGWLESTNLWLEGFYNNRIFDLFVNQTYTVISNEVLTAIPLFLFMGYIVERANIVDKLFSTLAVATRSIPGSLGVAALITCALFATATGIVGAVVTLMGLLALPQMLKMRYDHSFAAGIICAGGTLGILIPPSIMLIVYAASSGVSIVRLYAAALLPGLVLVGLYLTYIVVRSILQPSLAPKPTKEELPEVPMGKMLWMLATSFLPLAVLILSVLGSILFGLATPTEAASIGALGGLLLAVAYRAMTFDRLRESVYLTVRTTAMVCWLFVGSYTFSAVFSYLGGEHVIAEFVKSLDLTPIQFLIIAQLIIFFLGWPLEWSEIIIIFVPIFLPLLPLFGIDPLFFGVLVALNLQTSFLTPPMAMSAYYLKGIAPPNIKLTEIFAGVLPYCGMVLIAMILMYNFPQIVFALPDAFYGPSR; from the coding sequence GTGACAGACCCCCAGATTGCCTTGACCATGCTCGGCATCTTCATCTTTTGTGTGTTTTTGGGGTTCCCCATCGCATTCACCTTGATGGCCATCGGTATTGCTTTTGGCTATTACGCCTATTTCGACGCTTCACGCATGTGGCGCGGTTATAACCGTCTGGATGAAAATGCGGGGTGGTTGGAATCCACCAATCTGTGGTTGGAGGGTTTCTATAATAACAGGATCTTCGATCTATTCGTGAACCAGACCTATACGGTCATCTCGAACGAAGTTCTAACCGCGATCCCGCTGTTCCTCTTTATGGGATATATCGTGGAGCGGGCGAACATCGTCGACAAACTCTTTAGTACGTTGGCTGTGGCCACGCGGAGCATTCCGGGTTCGCTTGGTGTGGCAGCGCTGATCACTTGCGCACTTTTTGCTACGGCAACGGGGATCGTGGGTGCGGTTGTGACACTAATGGGCCTTCTTGCGCTGCCTCAGATGCTCAAGATGCGCTATGATCACAGCTTTGCGGCAGGCATCATCTGCGCTGGCGGCACGCTCGGTATCCTTATTCCGCCCTCCATCATGCTTATCGTCTATGCGGCCTCCTCGGGGGTCTCGATTGTGCGGCTTTACGCAGCCGCCCTTTTGCCAGGGCTGGTCCTTGTCGGACTATATCTGACCTACATCGTTGTCCGGTCTATCCTTCAGCCTTCACTAGCGCCGAAACCGACCAAAGAAGAACTTCCCGAAGTGCCGATGGGCAAGATGCTCTGGATGCTCGCCACCAGCTTCCTGCCACTTGCGGTGCTGATCCTCTCCGTTCTGGGCTCTATTCTGTTCGGTTTGGCCACACCGACCGAAGCGGCCTCGATCGGCGCATTGGGTGGCCTGTTGCTGGCTGTTGCCTATCGCGCAATGACTTTTGATAGATTGCGCGAAAGTGTCTACCTCACGGTGCGTACTACGGCGATGGTGTGCTGGCTTTTTGTTGGCTCCTATACCTTCTCTGCGGTATTCAGCTATCTCGGAGGCGAACATGTCATCGCCGAATTCGTCAAAAGCCTCGATCTGACTCCAATTCAGTTCCTGATCATTGCACAGCTTATTATCTTCTTCCTTGGCTGGCCCCTCGAATGGTCCGAGATCATCATCATCTTCGTGCCGATCTTCCTGCCGCTTCTGCCGCTGTTCGGAATTGACCCGCTGTTTTTCGGAGTACTCGTGGCGCTTAACCTGCAGACAAGCTTCCTAACACCGCCCATGGCTATGAGTGCATATTATTTAAAAGGGATCGCTCCGCCGAATATCAAACTGACCGAAATCTTCGCGGGCGTTCTGCCCTACTGTGGAATGGTGCTGATCGCGATGATCCTTATGTACAACTTCCCGCAGATCGTCTTTGCCTTGCCGGATGCGTTCTATGGCCCGTCAAGATAA